The Luteolibacter arcticus genome includes a window with the following:
- the urtB gene encoding urea ABC transporter permease subunit UrtB, which translates to MSLAPSGRMGIAGVRLCAWLVLLTGLFASLPLSAQEPAAKTPREIVAEATVLMDVDQQKALVESLATASADEVVPLLTKWKEGEIYQYQDAAGNNLAVLLGGEPDGDGKVTMAALADGKPVTAEDGTPLRVTKDDLYMADTDSSLRRVMKGVTDRLALSSPDIAKRMRAVQDTGLEQDLAKLPLLEQLAATEKSGKIKDALAEAIAMLKLRSEDAAVRDVAVKELGAMGSIASQGAIKTVRGDAEKAGQVSLVAACDAAQTEIDSHISFVNSAGTVFRGLSKGSILLIAAIGLAITFGLMGVINMAHGELIVVGAYTTYIVQNIFAKWNLSGFAGDAYFLIAIPASFLTAALVGLVLERGIIRFLYKRPLESLLATWGVSMVMQQLFRLIFGANNVQVDSPGFLSGNWTVNDIVFGWNRVFVIGFAVLIIFLTWATLNKTSLGLLIRAVMQNRSMAACMGIRTERVNMMTFAFGSGLAGLAGAFLSQIGNVGPNLGQDYIVDSFMTVVVGGVGNIFGTVISALGIGMADQSLQQILGDPVTGKILVLGAIILFLQWKPSGLFATRSRSLD; encoded by the coding sequence ATGTCACTCGCACCTTCAGGGAGAATGGGAATTGCCGGCGTCAGGCTGTGCGCGTGGCTTGTTCTTTTGACGGGACTTTTTGCCTCGCTGCCGCTTTCCGCGCAAGAACCCGCCGCCAAGACACCGCGGGAAATCGTCGCCGAAGCCACGGTCCTGATGGACGTGGACCAGCAAAAGGCGCTCGTGGAATCCCTTGCCACAGCGAGCGCGGACGAGGTGGTCCCGCTGCTCACGAAATGGAAAGAGGGCGAGATTTATCAATATCAGGATGCCGCGGGGAACAACTTGGCGGTGCTGCTGGGCGGCGAGCCGGACGGTGACGGGAAAGTCACGATGGCGGCGCTCGCCGACGGCAAGCCGGTCACCGCGGAAGACGGCACACCGCTGCGGGTGACCAAGGATGACCTCTACATGGCGGACACCGATTCATCGCTGCGCCGCGTGATGAAGGGCGTGACCGACCGCCTCGCGCTCTCTTCCCCGGACATCGCCAAGCGGATGCGGGCTGTGCAGGACACGGGGCTGGAGCAGGATCTGGCGAAGCTCCCGCTGCTGGAACAACTCGCGGCCACCGAGAAGAGCGGCAAGATCAAGGACGCGCTCGCCGAGGCCATCGCGATGCTGAAGCTGCGATCCGAGGACGCGGCGGTCCGCGATGTCGCCGTGAAGGAGCTTGGCGCGATGGGCTCGATCGCCTCGCAAGGCGCGATCAAGACCGTGCGGGGCGATGCGGAGAAAGCCGGTCAGGTCAGCCTGGTTGCGGCCTGCGACGCGGCCCAGACGGAGATCGACTCGCACATTTCGTTCGTGAACTCCGCCGGCACGGTGTTCCGCGGACTTTCCAAAGGCAGCATCCTGCTGATTGCCGCGATCGGCCTTGCGATCACCTTCGGCCTGATGGGCGTGATCAACATGGCCCACGGCGAACTCATCGTGGTGGGTGCCTATACCACCTACATCGTGCAGAACATCTTCGCGAAGTGGAACCTCTCCGGATTCGCTGGGGATGCTTACTTCCTGATTGCGATCCCCGCGAGTTTCCTGACCGCCGCTTTGGTCGGGCTGGTTTTGGAACGAGGGATCATCCGCTTCCTCTACAAGCGGCCGCTTGAGTCGCTGCTCGCGACCTGGGGTGTCTCGATGGTGATGCAGCAGCTCTTCCGCCTGATCTTCGGCGCGAACAATGTGCAGGTGGACAGCCCGGGCTTCCTCTCGGGGAACTGGACCGTGAATGACATCGTCTTCGGCTGGAACCGCGTGTTCGTGATCGGGTTCGCGGTGCTGATCATCTTCCTGACCTGGGCGACGCTCAACAAGACCTCGCTCGGGCTGCTGATTCGCGCCGTGATGCAGAACCGCAGCATGGCTGCTTGCATGGGCATTCGCACGGAGCGCGTGAACATGATGACCTTTGCCTTCGGCAGCGGCCTCGCCGGGCTCGCGGGCGCGTTCCTTTCCCAGATCGGCAACGTCGGGCCGAATCTCGGCCAGGACTACATCGTGGACTCCTTCATGACCGTCGTGGTCGGCGGCGTGGGGAATATCTTCGGCACCGTGATCAGCGCGCTTGGCATCGGCATGGCCGACCAGTCGCTCCAGCAGATCCTTGGTGATCCAGTCACCGGCAAGATCCTCGTGCTCGGTGCCATCATCCTCTTCCTCCAGTGGAAGCCCTCGGGCCTCTTCGCCACCCGCTCCCGTAGCCTCGACTGA
- the glgP gene encoding alpha-glucan family phosphorylase, producing MSGSFLPKPFSHAYEIDPKFSKSAVYFSCEFAIDQIFKIYSGGLGFLAGSHMRSAAALRQNLCGIGMLWTYGYYDQARGEEREMAVQFRKKHYAFLQDTGIKFQVPVHGHPVWVKAMFLPGDIFGTVPMFFLTTDLDENDHLSRAITHRLYDNDPLRRIAQYIVLGAGGARLLEELGVDPEVWHLNEAHGLSAAFRVFERTGNVDEVKKRFVFTTHTPEEAGNEKHDFKLLHDFTFFGNVAMDTIRGITGIDGDVFNHSLAALRLSHLSNAVSKLHGDVSRKMWEHFPNICPITHITNAQNARFWKDKGLENSRQESDIHTLATRKRELKANLFQTVANQTGKLFNPDVLTIVWARRFAGYKRPDLITRDIRLFRSLVNNNERPVQVIWAGKPFPFDFGAIETFNHLVQTTKDFPNVAVLVGYELELSRQLKYGADIWLNNPVVTREASGTSGMTAAMNASVNLTTYDGWVCEFSKDGHNSFIIPPADPSLDPEARDRHDLLGFYDAMEQKILPLYYGDPDGWWKLVLNSMNEVVPFFDSDRMVTEYYEKIYA from the coding sequence ATGTCCGGATCCTTTCTCCCGAAACCATTCTCCCACGCCTACGAGATCGACCCGAAGTTCTCGAAAAGCGCCGTCTATTTCTCCTGCGAATTCGCGATCGACCAGATCTTCAAGATCTACTCGGGCGGCCTTGGCTTCCTCGCCGGCTCTCACATGCGCTCCGCCGCCGCACTCCGCCAGAATCTGTGCGGCATCGGCATGCTGTGGACCTACGGTTACTACGATCAGGCCCGCGGCGAGGAGCGCGAGATGGCCGTGCAGTTCCGCAAGAAGCACTACGCCTTCCTGCAGGACACCGGCATCAAGTTCCAAGTGCCGGTCCACGGCCACCCGGTGTGGGTGAAGGCGATGTTCCTCCCGGGCGATATCTTCGGCACCGTGCCGATGTTCTTCCTCACCACGGATCTGGACGAGAACGACCACCTTTCCCGAGCCATCACGCATCGTCTCTACGACAATGACCCCCTCCGCCGCATCGCCCAGTACATCGTCCTCGGTGCCGGTGGCGCGAGGCTGCTGGAGGAACTCGGCGTGGATCCCGAAGTCTGGCACCTCAACGAAGCCCACGGCTTGTCCGCTGCATTCCGCGTCTTCGAACGCACCGGAAACGTGGATGAAGTAAAGAAGCGCTTCGTCTTCACCACCCACACGCCGGAAGAAGCGGGCAACGAGAAGCACGACTTCAAGCTGCTCCATGACTTCACCTTCTTTGGCAACGTGGCGATGGATACGATCCGCGGCATCACCGGCATCGACGGTGACGTCTTCAATCACTCGCTCGCCGCGCTGCGCCTGAGCCACCTGTCCAACGCGGTCTCGAAGCTCCACGGCGACGTCTCCCGCAAGATGTGGGAGCACTTCCCGAACATCTGCCCGATCACCCACATCACCAATGCCCAGAACGCTCGCTTCTGGAAGGACAAGGGGCTGGAGAACTCGCGTCAGGAAAGCGACATCCACACGCTCGCCACCCGCAAGCGCGAGCTGAAGGCGAACCTCTTCCAAACCGTCGCGAACCAAACCGGCAAGCTCTTCAACCCCGACGTCCTCACCATCGTGTGGGCCCGTCGTTTCGCCGGCTACAAGCGCCCCGACCTGATCACCCGCGACATCCGCCTGTTCCGCTCGCTGGTGAACAACAACGAGCGCCCGGTGCAGGTCATCTGGGCCGGCAAGCCGTTCCCCTTCGACTTCGGCGCGATCGAGACCTTCAACCACCTCGTCCAGACGACCAAGGACTTCCCGAATGTCGCCGTGCTCGTCGGCTATGAGCTGGAACTCTCGCGCCAGTTGAAATACGGCGCGGACATCTGGCTGAACAACCCGGTGGTCACCCGCGAAGCCTCCGGCACCTCGGGCATGACCGCCGCGATGAATGCCTCGGTCAATCTCACGACCTACGATGGCTGGGTCTGCGAATTCTCCAAGGACGGTCACAACAGCTTCATCATCCCGCCCGCCGACCCGAGCCTCGACCCGGAAGCGCGCGACCGCCACGACCTGCTCGGCTTCTACGATGCCATGGAGCAAAAGATCCTCCCGCTCTACTACGGCGATCCCGACGGTTGGTGGAAGCTGGTGCTCAACTCGATGAACGAGGTGGTGCCCTTCTTCGACTCCGACCGGATGGTCACGGAGTACTACGAGAAGATCTACGCGTGA
- the xdhC gene encoding xanthine dehydrogenase accessory protein XdhC, whose protein sequence is MTPWQEIARFTETGTDVVVVTVAAARGSVPGEAGAKMLVTRDGLQSGTVGGGRIEARALAEGTELLDSSEETTRLVCWNLQRDIGMTCGGEMTLLFERVAARPPWHIVIFGAGHIVQALVPVLQPLSCRIDVIDTRADWLSRLPAGKNMATHPVTVFEDGVELVTGQSFVLSITKGHASDVPVLREVLARYPGIPFLGVIGSASKRAALLRDLREAGAGEDLLEKITCPLGLPIGGNDPQEIAISIAAQLLEKRGY, encoded by the coding sequence ATGACGCCTTGGCAGGAAATCGCCCGCTTCACTGAAACCGGCACCGATGTCGTCGTCGTCACCGTTGCCGCCGCGCGTGGCAGCGTGCCGGGCGAGGCCGGGGCGAAAATGCTCGTCACCCGTGATGGCCTGCAAAGTGGCACGGTCGGCGGTGGGCGGATCGAAGCACGTGCGCTTGCCGAGGGGACTGAACTACTAGATTCATCGGAGGAAACCACCCGCCTCGTCTGCTGGAATCTCCAGCGCGACATCGGCATGACCTGCGGCGGGGAGATGACGCTGCTGTTCGAGCGCGTCGCCGCGAGGCCGCCATGGCATATCGTCATCTTCGGTGCCGGTCACATCGTGCAGGCGCTGGTGCCGGTGCTGCAGCCGCTTTCCTGCCGGATCGATGTGATCGATACCCGTGCCGATTGGCTGTCGCGGCTGCCAGCGGGGAAGAATATGGCGACGCACCCCGTGACGGTCTTCGAGGATGGCGTCGAGTTGGTCACCGGTCAGTCATTCGTGCTATCCATCACCAAGGGTCACGCCAGTGATGTGCCAGTCTTGCGCGAGGTGCTGGCGCGGTATCCCGGCATTCCGTTTCTCGGGGTCATCGGCAGTGCGTCGAAGCGGGCCGCCTTGCTCCGTGACTTGAGAGAAGCAGGCGCCGGGGAGGATTTGTTAGAGAAGATCACCTGCCCACTCGGTTTGCCGATCGGTGGCAACGATCCGCAAGAGATCGCGATCAGCATCGCGGCGCAGTTGTTAGAGAAACGAGGTTACTGA
- the pucL gene encoding factor-independent urate hydroxylase, protein MATLESNRYGKFRVRVMKVLRHDDSHHDVCELEADVLLHGELAGSYLSEDNSSVVPTDTVKNTVHVLAHDHLETCRTSFAKIIGEHFLAKYAHLAGVEVELRERKWERMSIEGKPHPHAFVHAGNGEPFSRAAFFRGKAPQLSSGIRGHLVMKSTQSGFAGYNVCELTTLPPTTDRVFATRLAAEWEFINLTEDFVAADMAILAAAHEVFATTYSPSVQRTLYQIGEVALERVPAISRIELKMPNVHFLGLDLAKLGRPGQSCVLLPTDEPHGEIEAVIVR, encoded by the coding sequence GTGGCAACGCTTGAATCCAATCGCTACGGCAAGTTCCGCGTCCGCGTGATGAAAGTCCTGCGGCATGACGACTCGCACCACGATGTCTGCGAGCTCGAGGCGGATGTGCTTCTCCACGGCGAGCTGGCGGGCTCCTATCTTTCCGAAGACAACTCGTCGGTCGTGCCGACGGACACGGTGAAGAACACCGTCCACGTGCTGGCTCATGATCATCTCGAAACCTGCCGGACGAGTTTTGCGAAGATCATCGGCGAGCACTTCCTCGCGAAGTACGCGCACCTCGCTGGCGTGGAGGTCGAGCTGCGCGAGCGGAAGTGGGAGCGCATGAGCATCGAAGGCAAGCCGCACCCGCATGCCTTCGTTCACGCTGGGAATGGGGAGCCGTTTTCGCGGGCGGCATTTTTCCGCGGGAAAGCGCCGCAACTTTCGTCAGGCATTCGCGGGCATCTCGTGATGAAGAGCACGCAGTCCGGCTTCGCTGGCTACAATGTCTGCGAGCTTACCACCCTGCCGCCGACCACCGACCGCGTCTTTGCCACGCGTTTGGCGGCGGAATGGGAGTTCATAAATCTAACAGAAGACTTCGTGGCGGCGGACATGGCGATCCTTGCCGCCGCGCATGAGGTCTTCGCCACGACCTACAGCCCCTCGGTACAGCGCACGCTCTATCAGATTGGTGAGGTCGCCTTGGAACGCGTGCCGGCCATTTCGCGGATCGAACTGAAAATGCCGAACGTCCACTTCCTCGGGCTTGATCTCGCCAAGCTCGGCCGGCCGGGGCAAAGCTGCGTGCTGCTGCCTACCGATGAGCCACACGGCGAAATCGAGGCGGTGATCGTGCGATGA
- the uraD gene encoding 2-oxo-4-hydroxy-4-carboxy-5-ureidoimidazoline decarboxylase, translating into MGGDRVEVRTLTVDALNAMPKAEFVACLGGIYEHSPWVAEQTAGERPFAGKKHIADRMRAAVENADDTAKLALIRAHPDLAGKLARAGTLSAESTREQAGLGLDRLSDAEFERFTGLNTRYRERFGFPFVICVRLTDRPGIVAAFERRLENDAEAEMAEALRQIHHIARLRLDDLVTDS; encoded by the coding sequence ATGGGTGGGGATCGTGTCGAAGTGAGGACTCTAACGGTCGATGCGTTGAATGCGATGCCAAAGGCAGAGTTCGTGGCCTGTCTCGGCGGGATCTACGAGCACTCGCCGTGGGTCGCCGAGCAGACCGCCGGGGAGCGTCCTTTCGCCGGGAAAAAGCACATCGCGGACCGGATGCGCGCGGCCGTGGAAAACGCCGATGACACTGCGAAGCTCGCACTCATCCGCGCCCATCCGGATCTGGCCGGCAAGCTCGCCCGCGCTGGCACGCTGAGCGCGGAATCGACCCGCGAGCAGGCAGGCCTGGGACTCGACCGGCTTTCCGACGCGGAGTTCGAACGCTTCACCGGGCTGAACACCCGCTACCGCGAGCGCTTCGGCTTCCCCTTCGTCATCTGTGTGCGGCTGACCGATAGGCCGGGCATCGTCGCGGCCTTCGAGCGGCGGCTTGAAAATGACGCCGAAGCGGAAATGGCGGAGGCGCTTCGGCAGATCCACCACATCGCCCGGCTGCGGCTCGATGACTTGGTGACAGATTCGTAG
- a CDS encoding LysR family transcriptional regulator: MTPNLHHLELFYHVALNGGITAASRSMPYGIQQPAISGQITLLENDLGVRLFQRRPFKLTPEGRELYEFLTPFFSALPDMAAKIAGKASRRLRLAAPATIIRRHLPDVLASVRKARPDLELSLVDADQRAAFALLEAEQVDLAVCELEGRAPAGIRTEVLISMPLLLLLPEAYQIARSGMHGMAVDLPLIRPPADAAMTRLFARALAKAKLDWPSRIEVNSLELVHAYVAGGFGAGLSVKAPGIVTPKGTRAWQIPECPELTIAAAWRGKLSPLAELVLAGLRKRAKAG, translated from the coding sequence GTGACGCCCAATCTTCACCACCTCGAGCTGTTCTATCATGTCGCGCTCAACGGCGGCATCACCGCGGCCTCGCGCAGCATGCCGTATGGCATCCAGCAGCCGGCGATCAGCGGGCAGATCACGCTTTTGGAAAACGATCTGGGCGTGCGGTTATTCCAGCGGCGGCCCTTCAAGCTGACGCCGGAGGGACGGGAGCTGTACGAATTCCTCACGCCTTTCTTCAGCGCACTGCCGGACATGGCGGCCAAGATCGCGGGCAAGGCTTCGCGGCGGCTGCGCCTGGCGGCACCCGCCACGATCATCCGCCGGCATCTGCCGGATGTGCTCGCCTCGGTGCGCAAGGCCCGGCCGGATCTGGAGCTCAGCCTGGTCGATGCCGACCAGCGCGCCGCCTTTGCGCTGCTGGAGGCGGAACAGGTCGATCTGGCGGTTTGTGAGCTGGAAGGCCGGGCACCCGCGGGCATCCGCACCGAGGTGCTGATTTCGATGCCGCTGCTCCTGCTGCTACCGGAAGCTTATCAGATTGCCCGATCCGGGATGCACGGGATGGCGGTGGATTTGCCGCTGATCCGCCCGCCGGCGGACGCGGCGATGACCCGCTTGTTCGCCCGGGCGCTGGCCAAGGCCAAGCTGGATTGGCCCTCGCGGATCGAGGTGAACTCGCTCGAGCTCGTCCACGCCTACGTCGCCGGTGGTTTCGGCGCGGGCCTCAGCGTGAAAGCACCGGGCATCGTGACTCCCAAGGGAACCCGCGCGTGGCAGATCCCGGAGTGTCCCGAATTAACAATCGCCGCGGCATGGCGAGGCAAGCTCTCGCCATTGGCGGAGCTGGTGCTCGCAGGACTGCGGAAGCGAGCCAAGGCGGGCTGA